The DNA sequence ATACAAAGGAGAAAAGTCGGATATGTTGTTTAGCAGATATGAAATCGTATGGTTATTTTTTGTTTATAGCTTTCTCGGATGGACCATGGAAGTGGTTCATGGAGTCTATGGAAAAAGAAAGCTGATAAATCATGGCTTATTAAATGGAATTGTTTGCCCGGTGTATGGATTTTCTATGGTGTTCTTATCCGTATTTCTGGATTCGCTACGAGAAGGCTGGTTCTATTTGTTCTTAGGCTGTATGATTGTAAGTTCTGTTATTGAATTGATAACAGGAGTAATTTTGGAAAAAGTATTTCAGATACGAATGTGGGATTACTCTAATATGAAATTTCAGGTGGGTGGATATGTTTGCCTGAAATACGCTATTCTTTGGGGAATTCTTGGAATGTTGCTGATAAAGCTGGCAAATCCGTTCTTTTTAAGCATTATACATGAAATACCACAGCTTGTAGGTGAAATCCTACTAATTGTGTTTAACATATTATTGGTAGTAGACACGGTAACAACGTTAGCGGGATTATATTTTGGCAGAGAAAATTCGAAGCATATGGATGAAATTGCAGATGGATTTTCGCAGGCATCGAATTCCTTGCGTAAAGCCATAACTGCTAGGGTAGAGCAGCGTATGGAGCGTGCATTCCCAAATCAGAAAAAGAAGGATATGGAGAGTGCAGCCGAGAAAGAGGAAAAGAAATTACGCGAAAGTGTATTTGCCTATGGATGTGGATTTCATAAAATTGTCTGGATTTTTTTCTTGGGAGCATTCCTGGGAGATATTACAGAAACGATTTTCTGTTGGATAACTACAGGGGAATTGATGAGTCGAAGTAGTGTAGTATACGGGCCGTTTAGTTTGGTATGGGGAATTGGTGTTGCCGGAATTACAATGTTGTTGTATCGATATCGGAATAAAGAAGATCGGTATATCTTTCTGGCAGGTACTTTCTTGGGCGGAGCTTACGAGTACATATGTAGTGTTTTTACAGAAATATGTTTTGGTACTGTTTTTTGGGATTACAGTGATATACCGTTTAACCTGGGAGGACGTATTAATCTTTTGTTTTGTTTCTTCTGGGGAATCGCGGCATTGGTATGGATGAAATTGTTTTATCCCTTCTTTTCTAAGTGGATTGAGCGGATTCCAATGAAAATAGGAAAAATACTGAGCTGTGTTTTTGTAATATTTATGACGATAAATATTATAATTTCTGCCGGCGCATTAGCACGTTATAGTGACAGAAATCAGGGAATAGAATCGAAAAATGCGATAGAAAAATGGCTGGATAGTCATTTTGATGATAGTCGTATGGAATGGATTTATCCCAATGCAAAGATGACAGAATAGTAGTTTTTATATTTTGCACTAGGCTTTTTCACTTAAGTGTGGTAAAGTAATAAGGTATAATCAGGATAAGGACGAGAAAAATGGAAATGAAGGAATACTTAAAACATAAAAAACGTGTAGTGGTAAAAATAGGATCATCTTCCCTAATGCATGAAGAGACTGGGGGACTTAATTACCCCAAATTAGAAAAACTGGTACGAGAATTATGCGACATTCATAATCAGGGAATAGATGTATGTCTGGTAAGTTCCGGAGCTATTGCTGTGGGAAGAAAGGTCATTGGGCTGGAAGAACGACCTAAGAGCATTTCTACCAAACAGGCATGTGCAGCAGTGGGACAGGCAAGATTAATGATGACATATCAGAGAATATTTTCTGAATATAATCATATGGCTGGTCAGGTATTGATGACAAAGGGAACCATGTTAAATAATGTATCTAGAAAAAATACACAGAATACTTTTGAAGAACTGTTTCGTCTGGGCGTAATTCCGGTTGTAAACGAGAATGATACAGTATCTACATATGAAATGCAGTTTGGTGATAATGATACATTGTCTGCCATTGTAGCATCATTGGTGGGAGCAGATCTTTTGATTTTGTTATCTGATATTGATGGACTATTTACCGATGACCCTCATAAGAATCCAAATGCAGAGTTGATTAAAGTGGTAGAGCATCTGGATGAAGGTGTATTGTCTATGGCAAAGGATAGTACAGGAAGTGATGTGGGAACCGGTGGCATGGCAACGAAACTTACAGCGGCAAAAATTGCTACTCTTTCCGGCGCAGATATGATTATCGCAAATGCAAAGGATGTGGGAATTCTCCATGAGATTTTTGAAGGGGAATTTACTGGAACACTGTTTAAGCAGCATAAGAATGAAGATTTTTATATTGCAGATTTTATAGAAGAAAGTATAGGATAGAAGGAGATACATATGGAACAGAGTAAAATTGACCGAATCAATGCGTTGGCGAGAAAATCAAAAGCAGAAGGTTTGACAGAAGCAGAGAAGAAGGAACAGGCACTTTTGCGTCAGGAGTATATTGCTAATGTAAGAAGAAATTTAAGAGGACAGCTTGATAATATTGATGTGGTAAATCCTGATGGAAGTATCGAGAATCTGGGAGAAAAGTATGGAAAGAAAACAGCAAATTAGAGCTGAGTTAAAAGAAAAAAGGAATTTGTTGACAAAAGAACAGCGGGAAGAATATTCTGGAAAGATATGTGAACAGATTTGGAAGTATATCGTATCAGAAGAAGCGGAAGTCATATATTGTTATTATCCGTTGGGAAGTGAAGTAAATGTGTTGCCTTTGGCAGAAAAAGCACTGGCAGAAGGGAAAAAAGTCGCATTTCCGCGAACGAATGGAGATATGATGGAGTTTTATCCGGTTATGTCATTAGCTGGTTTTCAAAAGGGAGCTTTTGGAATTATGGAGCCTATTGGTGAGGTTCCGATTACAGAAGATTCGCCCATGGTAATTGTTCCGGGACTTGGGTTCGATAAAAGTAAAAACAGAATTGGTTACGGAAAAGGTTTTTATGACAGATATTTTGCAAGATTTCCTGCATGTCGAAAAATTGCTGCAACTTATGAAACACAAATCGTAGATAACATTCCTACAGATGATTTTGATACACCAATGGATTTGATTATAACTGAGAGAGAGGTATTGGAATGAACAGTATGTTAGAGCAGATTGGAAAAAATGCAAGGGAAGCAGAAGCGGTTATGCGTGTATTATCTGTGAAGGAAAAGAATAAACTGTTGGCTACTGCTGCAGATTATTTAATGGCAGATATGACATTGCTTCTGGAAGCGAACGAAAGAGATATGGAAAATGCAAGAGAAAATAATATGCCACCGGCATTACAGGACAGATTGCAGTTGACAGAATCAAGGGTGGCGCAGATGGCAGAAGGGTTACGTCAGATTGCTGCGTTAGATGACCCGGTAGGGGAAGTACTGTCTATGAAACAACGTCCAAATGGTCTTATGATTGGTCAAAAACGAGTTCCGTTAGGAGTCATTGGAATTATTTATGAATCCAGACCAAATGTAACAGCAGATGCTTTTGGACTTTGCTTTAAAGCTGGAAATGTGGTGATTTTAAGAGGCGGTAAAGATGCTATTCATTCTAATAATGCCATTACCAAGACCATGCAGGAAGCTTTGGAGAAGTGCGGTCTTCCAATTCATGCAATTCAGTTGATTACAGATACTAGTCATGAAACTGCAGAAGAGTTTATGCGCATGAATGAATATGTGGATGTTTTGATTCCGCGTGGAGGAGCCGGATTAATCCGCACTGTAGTGCAAAAAGCTACAGTACCTGTGATTGAAACAGGAACTGGAAATTGTCATATTTTCGTAGATGAGACAGCAGATTTGGATATGGCAATTGATATTATTTTCAATGCAAAGACCCAGAGAATTGGTGTATGCAATGCTTGTGAATCTCTGGTAGTGCATGAGAAGATTAAGGATGCATTTCTTCCAAGGTTAGCAGAACGGCTAAAAGAAAAAAACGTAGAACTTCGCGGAGATGAGAAGAGTCGGGAAGCTTGCGTTGAGATTAAAGCAGCAACAGAAGAAGATTGGGGAACTGAATATTTAGATTATATTCTATCTATTAAAACAGTTTCTTCTATTGAAGAGGCAATTCTCCATATTAATAAGTATAATACAGGACATTCTGAGGCAATTATCACGAAGGATTATGATAATGCACAGAAATTCTTGAATGAAATTGATGCGGCTGCTGTATATGTCAATGCGTCTACAAGATTTACCGATGGATTTGAATTTGGTTTTGGTGCAGAAATCGGCATTAGTACTCAGAAACTGCATGCCAGAGGACCAATGGGATTAAAAGAACTGACTACAACCAAATATATTATTTATGGAAATGGTCAAGTGAGAGAATAAGAAATATGTGTGTGCATTATATACAATTGGGAGAAGAACAAATTGAATTGTCATTATTTCATGGATTTCGTCGACATCAGGAAGTAACAAAATGCTGGCGGAAGGAAAATGGAAGATGGCAGTTAAAAGATATTCCTTTTGTAGAAGAGTGGAGCGAAGCAGAATATGCATTTTTGGTAAAGTGCTTAAAGAATACAGACCATACCGGAGGATTTGTGTTTGGGGCCTTTGATGAGGAGCGGCTGGTTGGTTTTGCATCTGTGGAGAATGAACCTTTTGGTTCAAAAAATCAGTATGTTCAGTTGTCTTGTATTCACGTTTCAGAGGAAAGCCGTGGAATGGGAATCGGGAAACGATTATTTGCCATTGCCAGTGAAGCTGGCAGAAGATTGGGAGCAGAGAAATTGTATATTTCTGCACATTCGGCAAAAGAGTCTCAGGCATTTTATCATGCTATGGGGTGCATAGAGGCAAGAGAGTATAATAGACAGCTAAGTGAAGCAGAACCTTGTGACTGCCAGTTAGAATTTGTACTGTAAACGTAAAGGGCAGATAAGAACGTAATGTTGAAGAGTTCTTATCTGCCCTTTTAGCGTTTTATAGAGTTTTTCCATTTAAAACTTCTATATAGTCTTTATAATTTTCCTCTAATAATGTTGGCGTATCTAGTCCGTAAGGACAGTGTGCGCTGCACTGGCCACAGTGAATACAGTCCTCAATTTTTTTCATCTTTGCCTGTACCTCTGGTGTAAGCTGTAATTCGGAAGGAGAACGGCGAAGCAGCAGCGACATGCGGGCACAGTTGTTGATTTCAATTCCTACCGGACAGGTGGGCATACAGTAGCCGCAGCCACGACAGAAGTTTCCGGCAAGTTGCGTGCGGTCATCTTCTATGATTTTCTTGATTTCCGGTGTCATTGCAGGCGGATTATCAATATAGCTTATGAATTCATCCAGTTCTTTTTCACGCTGCACACCCCAGATAGGAAGCACATTGTCAAACTGATCCAGATATGCATAAGCGGCGGCAGAATTCGTAATGAGTCCGCCGGATAATGCCTTCATAGCAATAAATCCCATGTTTTCTTCTTGACATCTTTTTACCAGTTCTAAATCTTTTTCCGTGGCAAGATAGCAAAAAGGAAATTGTAAGGTTTCGTAAAGTCCACTGTCTATGGCTTCGTGTGCTACGGAAAGACGGTGATTGGTGATACCAATGTGGCGAACCTTACCCTCTTCCTTTGCCTGTTCCATAGCTTCATATAATCCGGTACCATCACCGGGTTTAGGACAAAAAGAAGGATTGTGGAACTGATAAAGGTCAATATAATCTGTTTTCAGAAGAGAAAGACTAGTCCTTAAATCCTTCCAGAAATCAGCTCCATTTTGGGCAGCAGTCTTTGTTGCTATATAGATATGATTGCGGACATCAGAAAGTGCCTCTCCGATTTTGGCTTCGCTGTCAGTGTAAAAGCGTGCAGTATCAAAAAAGGTTATTCCTGCATCATATGCTTTACGCAATAGTTTTCCCGCATCTTCTGTGGAGATACGTTGAATCGGGAGAGCACCGAAACCATTTTTGTTTGCGGTAATTCCCGTTTTTCCGAGAGTAACAGTTTTATTCATGTTAAAACACCTCTTTCGTAAAAAAAGTTAATGAGAAAATTGTTCATTAGGACTATTTTATCATGATATATTTTCAAATACAAGAAGTTAAGAATTACGAACAAATGGTTGGATTTTTTTGCAGAGACATTTACATTCTACGGAAAAAAGTGTATGATATAAGTTAAGTTTGCTTTGTGCAAGACTAATTTTAAATATAGATAGAAAAGGATAGTATATATGGAAAAGAATATGTATGACCAGGTTCCGACAATGGAGCCACAGCGCCAATTTTATTATATGGAAAAAGCCAAGAGTTATGTAGATGATTTGGCACAGCAGTTAGGTAGAAGACCAACCTTTTGTGTCACTACATTCGGGTGTCAAATGAATGCCAGAGATTCTGAAAAACTGACAGGAATTTTAGAAACGATTGGGTACGAAGCGGCAGATAGTGAAGATGCCGATTTTGTTATTTATAATACCTGCACAGTCAGGGAAAATGCTAACAACAAGGTTTGGGGACGTTTAGGATATCTGAGTACTTATAAAAAGCATCATCCACATATGAAAATTGCACTTTGTGGTTGTATGATGCAGGAACCGGAAGTAATTGAGAAGTTGCAAAAAAGCTATCGCTTTGTAGATTTAATATTTGGAACACATAATATCTATAAATTTGCAGAACTCATTGTTGCTACTTTTGAACAGAAGGGAATGGTAGTTGATATTTGGAAGGATACAGATAAAATCGTAGAAGACCTTCCGGTGGAGCGTAAGTATTCCTTTAAGTCCGGAGTCAATATTATGTTCGGATGCAATAACTTCTGTAGTTACTGTATTGTTCCTTATGTGCGAGGAAGAGAACGTAGCAGAAAGCCTCAGGATATCATTCGTGAAATCGAACATCTTGTGGCAGATGGCGTGGTAGAAGTTATGCTTCTTGGACAGAATGTAAATTCTTATGGAAAGAATCTGGAGACACCGGTAACCTTTGCAGAATTGTTGCAGGAAATCGAGAAAATTGAAGGATTGGAGCGTATCCGTTTCATGACTTCCCATCCAAAGGATTTGTCTGATGAACTGATAGAAGTTATGAGCAAATCGAAAAAAATATGTAAGCATTTGCATTTACCGTTACAGTCAGGAAGTAGCCGTATCTTAAAGGAAATGAACCGTCATTACGATAAGGAACAGTATTTAACCCTGGTGGAAAAGATTCGCAAGGCTGTACCGGATATTGCACTTACTACAGATATTATTGTAGGATTTCCTGGTGAGACGGAAGAGGACTTTTTAGAAACTATGGATGTGGTACAGAAAGTACGCTATGATAGTGCGTTTACTTTTATATACTCTAAACGTACCGGGACCCCTGCTGCAGCAAAGGAAGAACAAGTACCGGAGGATGTGGTGAAAGACCGTTTTGACCGGTTATTAAAGGAGGTACAGAGTTGTGCTTCTGAACGTGCTCAGGCTCTTACCGGAAAAACGGAAAGCGTTTTGGTAGAAGAAGTGAACGAACAGGACAGTTCACTGGTAACCGGAAGACTCAGTAACAACTTTGTAGTACATTTTCCGGGAACAGAAGAATTGATTGGAAAGATTGTTAACGTGAAGTTAAAGGAATGTAAAGGATTTTATTTTTACGGTGAGATGACAGGAGAAGTGTAAGATGTATTCTTATATTAAAGGTGAACTGGTTGAGATTATGGATGATGTGATTGTAGTTGAAGCTGGACAGATTGGCTACAATATTCACATTCCAGCCAGTATGATAGATAATTTTACAGGAACAGGACAGGACGTAAAAATCTATACATATCTTCATGTAAAGGAAGATGATATGCAGTTGTATGGATTTTTAACAAGAGATGACTTGAATATCTTCAAGTTGTTACTTGGGGTTAGTGGTATCGGCCCGAAAGGTGCGCTTGCAGTGCTGTCGGTAATGACACCGGATGACCTGCGTTTTGCAGTGTTGGGAGAAGATGCAAAAGCCATTGCAAAGGCACCGGGAATCGGGAATAAGACAGCACAGCGTGTTATTTTGGAATTGAAGGATAAGTTAAGCTTAGAGGATGCTTTTGAAGCGAAAACTGCACATGTGGCAGAGACAAATACCAATTCACTTTCCAGCGTGAAAAACGAAGCGGTACAGGCCTTGACAGCTCTTGGTTATTCTGCTTCAGAGGCTTTAAAAGCAGTGAATGGTGTGGAACTTACAGAGGACATTACGGTAGAAGAAGTGTTGAAAGAAGCATTGAAACAGATGGCGTTTCTTTAGGTAGTATGAGGAGAAAGAAGGAACTATATGGTGAACAAGTTGGAAAAATGTTTCAGGATGAGAGATCGTATTATTCCAATGAATTACTCTGTTCCATACAAGAAGATTTTGATTATATTGATTTATTACAGGAAATACCACAAAAGGTATATGGAATATATGGGAACAGAAATCGCTCGGAATATGACAAGAAAATACAAGATTTAAATTTGTCATCTGCAACATTGGAAAAGTTGGAAATTAGTTATGTAAATAATGCTTGTCATATGATGATGATTGAGAATCCACTGGGAACATATGAAAAAATAAGTGAAATATTATGCGAAGAGTTTAAGGAATAACACTTAGTTGGAGAATAAAATGAAAAAGGAATTTATGAACTGTCCCTCATGTTTTGAAGGACAAGAGATGTATGGATTTGATTGGAAAGAGCATGTTGTTGCAATACCCGCTCCGTTGGTCGTTGTAACATCATATAAAGAAAATGGAAAGACGAATGCAACAATGCAATCATGGTTAACTTTTTCCAATAGTGATGGTTTTTATTGCATTTTTGCAGATGTAAACAAATATGGACACATGTATTCTACTATTAAAGAGAAAAAATCCTTGGTAATTAACTTCCCCTCTGCGGATGTATATATGAAATGTCATGCTACCATCTATAATAACGAGTACGAAGATGATGAAATTCAAATGGCAGGTTTAACTGTGGAGAAAGCTTCCATGGTAGATGCACCAAGAATAAAAGAATGTTTTTTGAATTTAGAATGTGAGTATGCATGGGAAAAGGAACTTACACCTGATAGTTACCATATTGTCATGTGTGTAAAAGTTGTTAATGTGGTAATGGATGAAGAATACTATAACGAGCAAATGAAGGGACGTTATGGTGAAACAGGATATTTATATAATATTCATTCTCCGAGAAACCCGGAGAGTGGAAAAGAGGAGAATACTTGTGTCGGTATTATAAAAAAGTATGCTACATATGATGAGTTATCCAATAAATAAGTATACAAATCCCAGTTTTTCGAACTTACTGAGATGAAGTCTAAAAAAGTATCGAGGTCAGGAGAAAATTATGATGAGAAAAGCAGAAAACAAAGATGTTACGTTATGCGATGACATTCGTTTCTTGACAAACAGAGCATTATGGGAAACAGAAAATTTAATGAAATGTATTCCAGACGAACTTTGGAATAAGAGATATGATGGACTACCTATGTGGAAATACCTGTATCATACCTTGTATTCTATGGATAGGTGGTTTATTAATCCATGTGACTCTAATTATCAGAACCCCGAATTTCATACAGAAACCTTAGCAGATTTGAATGTTGTTCCGGATAAGGAATATTTATCGAGGGAACAATTAGAAGACTATTTTTATGGCATCAAGTCGAAAATTGAAACCTATATAAACGAGTTGTCCGATGACGAACTTTCTAATATGCCGGAAGGATGCAACATGACAAGATTTCGTCTAATATTGGGACAGTTTAGGCATTGGCACAGGCACATGGGAGTAATCTATGGATTTATTGTGGAAGATACTGGAAAGTGGCCGTATGTTCTGAATATGAAAGGGGCATATCCGGAAGAACCAATGCCAAACTACTATTAAGATTTGATAATAACGGGAGAAATTATATGCAAGATTTCTTTTATATTTCAAAGGAAGACATCATTTTGCAGGGTAAAACGCATGAGCCGTACTCTGAACATAATTTTATTGTATATGTAAATCCAAATGATAACCGCAATAAAATCCATATAAATACATATTTTGTTGAATATGAAGAAGGTATTCAGTGCTGTCATTTTTATGACAGAGGGCTTTGTGATACCATAGATGAATATAGAAAATTAAATATGTATGAAATTGAAAGTCAGGCATATGGTTCGTGGATGGATGGTGCCAGATAAAGTTTGCTAACAGTAACACAAAGTAGATGGGGATACTTAAAGACAGGAGATAATAGAATGCTCATTAATGATGAAATTATAAATGTAAAAGGAAAAGAGTTGCTATTTCGCAATGCAACGGAAGAAGATGCACAAATGCTGATAGACTATTTGAAAGTGACTTGTGGTGAGACTAGATATTTGGTGAAAGAGCCGGAAGAAATAAAATTCACCTTAGAACAGGAAAAAAAGTTTATTACTCAAATTAATAATTCTGAAAATAATTTAATGTTATTAGGTTTTTTAGATGGAAAATATGTCGGCAATTGTTCTCTTATGGGAATGGCAACAAGCAGATATAAACATCGTGCCAGTATGGGAATAGCGCTTTATCAAAAATATACCGGAATGGGTATTGGGCGTGCTATGATAGAGAAGTTATTTGCGGTAGCTAATGAAAAAGGTTTTGAGCAAATTGAACTTGAAGTAGTTGCTGATAATGAAAGAGCTATCCATTTATATAAAAATATGGGATTTGAAATTTATGGAACTTTTCCTAATAATATGAAATATAAAGATGGTACATATGCTGATGCTTATTGGATGATGAAAAAACTTTAAATAAAGCAATGTGAAAGGGCTGATTATGAGGTTAATAATTTATCAGAACTTTTAGACATTTGCGAGGAACAATGAAATGAATAAATTAAATATTGAAACATTAGAAAATTATCTAAAAGAAACATATAAAAGTTTTGATGAAGACCAAGGCTTATTTATGAAACTTGTGGAAGAAATTGGTGAAGTGGCAGAACTTCTAAATATTAGAACAGGAAGAAAAGGTGGCGACAAAGATATAAAGGAAGAATTAGCAAAAGAATTAGCTGATGTTATCCATTATACTGTAGCTATAGCTGCTATTAATAATATTGATTTAGAAAAGACAATAATTGAAAAAGATTTAAAGGCTGCTATTAAATATAATCATGAAATCAATTTAAAAGATTATATGGAACGAAAAAGTTGAATTGAGCGAGGTCTTTAGAGCGGGGGATGCTTCTTGTCCGAAGGACAAGAAGATGGGTGGAGATAAAGAAAATTGATGTTGGAGGAAACTATGTACTATCATGCATCGCCAGTAAAGAATATAGAAATTTTGAAACCACGAATTTCTAACCATAATATACCATTAATATACTTTTCGGATAAGCGTGAAAATGTCTTAGTATACTTAAGCAATGCTGTTGAGAAATTCTGTAAGGAACAGAATTTTGAATATAACGGATTTTGGTATAAGTGGGGAGCGTATGGATTTAAGGATGGAATCCTATGCTTTGAAGAATACTATCCTAATGCTTTGGAAGAAACATATAAAGATGTTTCTGGCTATATTTACTACTGTAATGAAATCATTGAGGAAAATGCAATAGATATCAAGATTCCCAATGCACATATTTCCAGTAAGGCAACAAAGGTAAATTTCTGCGAATTCATTGAAGATGCATATGAGGAAATAATGTTGGCTGAAAAAGCGGGCAAAATACATATCATTCGCTACGAGCAGTTTATTGGTAAAAGAAAAGCGTGGTTGGAAAGAGTAATAGAGGAAGAATATAGTAGTATTGAAAATCACCCAGAGTACCGATTCTTTTTGAAGAATAAGTTTGCAGATATTCTGAAGGATAAATCCTAAGTTATCGAGCGGTGCCATTCGCATCTTCGCACCGCTCGTAGAAACGCGCAACTTCCAATTTGCCGAAAGGAGAATCTGATGAGGATAGAACATATTGCATTATATGTAAATGATTTAGAAGCGACCAAAGAATTTTTTATAAAATATTTCGGGGCGTCTTCCAATGATGGATACCATAATTTTAATACGAATTTTCGTTCCTATTTCTTGTCTTTTGATGATGGGGCTAGATTAGAAATTATGAATAGACCATCTATGGATAATCCTGAAAAAACTATGGAAAGAACAGGATATATTCATTTGGCTTTTAGTGTAGGAAGTAAAGAAAAGGTTGATGCACTTACAGCAGAGTTGAAGAAGGATGGTTATGAAGTAATAAGTGGGCCAAGAACAACAGGCGACGGATATTATGAAAGTTGTATCCTTGGTATCGAGGGGAATCAAATTGAAATAACCGTATAAAATAAAAATTAAGGAAGAATATGGCAATTTATTATGGTACAAATTGAACCAAAAGAATATCCGGCAATTGGATCATATGTTGATGTAGGAACATATCAAGCACACTATTACGCAAAAGGTGAGGGTGATGTTGCATTTGTTTTTATTACGGGTTCCGGAACACCATGTGCTTATACGGATTTTTATATGATTCAGAATATGTTGTCAACAATGGGACAGACAGTGACATTTGACCATGCGGGAAGTGGTTGGAGTTCGAGTACGGAAACGGAGCGTTCAATCGAAAATCTTGTTAAAGAACTTTCGATATTGATTGATACGGTTGCTCCAAACAAGCCGATAATTTTACTTTGCCATTCTCTTGGTTCTCTTGAAGCAATTGGCTATGCCCAAATGAATCCAGAAAAAGTGAAAGGCATTATATTTTTGGATTCTGGAAGTCCGGAGTTTTATAGTACAGATTCTGAAATTTTCGCAAAAATAATTAATCGAGGAAGTGCATTTATCAGAACAATTGGTATCAATCGTCTATTGGGAGAGCTTGGAATTATGTTGCCATTATACGGTGAAAATATTAGAAATCACAACATTCCGGAAGAAGTGAAGGAAATAGATAAATCAATGTATTATCAATTTACAGGAAACTCGGCTTCATTGGACAACATTAAACTCATCAACGAAAATGCAAAAAAGGTTCGTGAAGGCTCTTTGTTAGGTAAAATACCGATACTTGTTCTTTCCTCTGATAATGGTGATGAATGGAATGATGTACAGATTCAATTGGCATCATGGTCTGAAAACAGTAAACAAGTCATGATTAAGAATGCCGAGCACTATATACACTGGTCAAATTATGACAAGGTTTCATATTATATTGAGTTGTTTGTTGAAGATATCTTGAATTAGGAGATGAATTATGATAGAAAAAGTAAATATTAAGGAAAAAGTAAATTCTATAAATGAATTGTTTTCGTATATGCGAATTGGTACATTAAATAATCACATGATTAACGTTCTTCAAGCCGAGAATAGGACACTGGATTTTCATATTCATGAAGAATCGGATGAATTATTTTATTGTATTGAAGGTGAATTTGATATTGAATTTGAAGATGGACTTACTCACCTGGTAGAAAATGATTTTATTATTATTCCAAAAGGAGTTAAACATAGACCTGTTTGTAAAAAATTGGTCAAGTGTCTTCTAATTGAAGTTGAGGGGACTCTAAATAAAAGCAATACAGGTGGTACATATTCGGAAAGTGATTGAGGAAATGAAAATGATAAGAAATGCACAGAAAGAGGATAAAGAAAATATAACAAAAAATGGAATCATTAGTTCAGAGTTCATAGAACATAAAAAGCAGATATTATCAATTGCGAGCCGTAACTATATTAGTAAACTTATGGAATTTGAGATACCAAGAATAAATGACGATATTGCAATCCAAGCCTTTATAGAAGAAAAAATGGAGCATATGCAGGGAGTTGTTTATCTGCAAAAAGGATGTTGCAAAGGATATTTGCTTTATCAGTTATGGGAAGAAGATAATATATTACATTGCAATATTCCGATATGGGGATATGGTGCCGAGGGCGAAGACAGAACAAAAATTGTGTCACTCTTATTTCAAGAGTTAGCCGGACAGTTGGTAAATGGAAAAGTAGTTTCGTTTTCCGTTCATATATATGCACAAG is a window from the Roseburia sp. 499 genome containing:
- a CDS encoding putative ABC transporter permease, encoding MLFSRYEIVWLFFVYSFLGWTMEVVHGVYGKRKLINHGLLNGIVCPVYGFSMVFLSVFLDSLREGWFYLFLGCMIVSSVIELITGVILEKVFQIRMWDYSNMKFQVGGYVCLKYAILWGILGMLLIKLANPFFLSIIHEIPQLVGEILLIVFNILLVVDTVTTLAGLYFGRENSKHMDEIADGFSQASNSLRKAITARVEQRMERAFPNQKKKDMESAAEKEEKKLRESVFAYGCGFHKIVWIFFLGAFLGDITETIFCWITTGELMSRSSVVYGPFSLVWGIGVAGITMLLYRYRNKEDRYIFLAGTFLGGAYEYICSVFTEICFGTVFWDYSDIPFNLGGRINLLFCFFWGIAALVWMKLFYPFFSKWIERIPMKIGKILSCVFVIFMTINIIISAGALARYSDRNQGIESKNAIEKWLDSHFDDSRMEWIYPNAKMTE
- the proB gene encoding glutamate 5-kinase translates to MEMKEYLKHKKRVVVKIGSSSLMHEETGGLNYPKLEKLVRELCDIHNQGIDVCLVSSGAIAVGRKVIGLEERPKSISTKQACAAVGQARLMMTYQRIFSEYNHMAGQVLMTKGTMLNNVSRKNTQNTFEELFRLGVIPVVNENDTVSTYEMQFGDNDTLSAIVASLVGADLLILLSDIDGLFTDDPHKNPNAELIKVVEHLDEGVLSMAKDSTGSDVGTGGMATKLTAAKIATLSGADMIIANAKDVGILHEIFEGEFTGTLFKQHKNEDFYIADFIEESIG
- a CDS encoding DUF896 domain-containing protein; this encodes MEQSKIDRINALARKSKAEGLTEAEKKEQALLRQEYIANVRRNLRGQLDNIDVVNPDGSIENLGEKYGKKTAN
- a CDS encoding 5-formyltetrahydrofolate cyclo-ligase, encoding MERKQQIRAELKEKRNLLTKEQREEYSGKICEQIWKYIVSEEAEVIYCYYPLGSEVNVLPLAEKALAEGKKVAFPRTNGDMMEFYPVMSLAGFQKGAFGIMEPIGEVPITEDSPMVIVPGLGFDKSKNRIGYGKGFYDRYFARFPACRKIAATYETQIVDNIPTDDFDTPMDLIITEREVLE
- a CDS encoding glutamate-5-semialdehyde dehydrogenase codes for the protein MLEQIGKNAREAEAVMRVLSVKEKNKLLATAADYLMADMTLLLEANERDMENARENNMPPALQDRLQLTESRVAQMAEGLRQIAALDDPVGEVLSMKQRPNGLMIGQKRVPLGVIGIIYESRPNVTADAFGLCFKAGNVVILRGGKDAIHSNNAITKTMQEALEKCGLPIHAIQLITDTSHETAEEFMRMNEYVDVLIPRGGAGLIRTVVQKATVPVIETGTGNCHIFVDETADLDMAIDIIFNAKTQRIGVCNACESLVVHEKIKDAFLPRLAERLKEKNVELRGDEKSREACVEIKAATEEDWGTEYLDYILSIKTVSSIEEAILHINKYNTGHSEAIITKDYDNAQKFLNEIDAAAVYVNASTRFTDGFEFGFGAEIGISTQKLHARGPMGLKELTTTKYIIYGNGQVRE
- a CDS encoding GNAT family N-acetyltransferase, whose amino-acid sequence is MCVHYIQLGEEQIELSLFHGFRRHQEVTKCWRKENGRWQLKDIPFVEEWSEAEYAFLVKCLKNTDHTGGFVFGAFDEERLVGFASVENEPFGSKNQYVQLSCIHVSEESRGMGIGKRLFAIASEAGRRLGAEKLYISAHSAKESQAFYHAMGCIEAREYNRQLSEAEPCDCQLEFVL